Sequence from the Rutidosis leptorrhynchoides isolate AG116_Rl617_1_P2 chromosome 3, CSIRO_AGI_Rlap_v1, whole genome shotgun sequence genome:
AACGACTAGAATATCTTGTGATGGTTAACATTGATGTCCTAATTGGATAATAGTCGAGCTAAATAATTTACAATCAACTTCAATATAATCTAAAACCATAATTACAGACCGATTTAGAAGCACAAAGCTCCTTTGCCTTTTCCACAACACGAGCAGCGATATTTTTCAAATCCACGTCAACTTGGGACAAAATATCCACCACACCTGCAAATTCACAAATTCGACAACAAGTTAATAACTTCTAATATAAGACTGTCATGAGAAGGAATAGTCCGATTACCAGGAATATGCAAGCCTATAGAAGAAGCAGGAGTTGGTTTCGAGTTAACGAGGATTAGGTTAAACGGAGGGTTTGCTGCAGAAGGTACTATGAACCGATCTAGTGTCCATTCTAGAGCAAAAAAACTCTGCTCGCTATCATCGATTCCCACAATCATCACCGGTTTTGTAGCTGTCAACATATTTGTATTTATGTATGAGATTATGTATGTAATATGTTTGTGTACAATTGAGTGCATAACATTTCAGAAATAAGAGTTTAAATAGGAGAAATAATAAGGGACTAAACGCAGTGAGTTCACTACTTTATTCTCAATAACTTTTTAGAGTATGTGTTACACCAAAAATAACGTCCCTTTTTATAAGCACGtgttttattataaattataatataattatattatataattagtcttTAACATAAAAGTGTTTACGTGATTAAAATGATATTGACACATTATGTCCTATCTTGGTGCATGAAAAAAGGAGTAATGTTAAGAGGAGGTGATGTGTTCAACAGTAAATTTTACACAATGTAAGTTGTGTGTTTTATGTATAATACGTAGTATAACATTATGAAACAAATTTTTGCAgtccctaaaaaaaaaaaaaaaaaaaaaaagttatgtgTTTTATGTATAATACGTAGTATAACATTATGAAACAAATTTAATCTTAAATGAATTAAATTATGTAATTAGATTTAATCTTTGTTTTATGTATAGTTACATTTTTATAACAAATTAAAAAGAAATGTTACTACGTACTAATTTTCCATGTCTGAATTTTTCTGAATCTGTGTTTTAAACACTATCTTGTCTTATTTAAAGGTAATGATCCAAAAGGATCATCATAGATGCATGGAACAATATATTGATTTTAAGTTgtgacatatttttcttgatattataCGAAGTGTAGAAGAAAAATAGGAAGATGGGCCAAAAGTTGCATCATGATTGGGGATATAAAGAGGAAGATTGGGATATAAAGAGGAAGATAGATGAGAAAGGGGCAATTGGGGGACTTGGGGTGATGGTTTTGGTTCCTTTTTATCGACTTCATAAAGACACTAGTCTTTTGAGTTGTGACCCACTCACCCAATGACCCGATAGAGTTGCATAACCCTTTCTTCTAGCCCACGTGTTTAACTTTGCGGATTTCTTTCTTTAGCCAGCCTCACATTTTCCAAGCCCTAAGGCCCATGGTTCGATAAGTCCTAAATGTATGTTATTGTCACCTTATTTCGTAAAGGGTTTGTTAGAAAcagggtgtgacgacccgaaaatttctgaccaaatttaaactttatctttaaaatgatttaatgttttcgacacgataagcaaagtctgtaatgttgagtctcaagttttggaactatattcatgtaatcaattattctttgactgttctcgaagattcacgaacaatatatatataacttaatgtgcatatatatatatatatatatatatatgatttcaagttatttagtaaacgatagtaacattcgattattgattcgattgatatttagataagttaactaaaacgtttaagatgaaccagtaaaacactaatttgctacagtattttcgaatttctacagtacccgaaaagctacagtgttttcgaaaatcactatttgctacagtaaaaaaactttgctacggtaactttgctacagtaaaacgctattttaaaatgaaaatgtatatatgtatatgtatatactacgagacgatgatttatagaagcaaataaccaaaacatttAATTGATTGAAGCTACACTTCGAgtaacatagtttatcaatgattaagtttaatttttgataaaggtacacgtcgcgtaacgaaaagtactagttttctaagcgtacgaaaatgcattcgagaaaccgaaaccgggacataagtcgagtgataacgtacgagtcaacggatcaAAAATtgaaagtcaactatgcacgtgaatatgatataatatataattaattatataaattaaatatattatatatattatatttaaatacgtcgacaagcaaaacaacaaaataatgtgagctgtaaagaaaggccatgcgatcgcatggccaaacgCCTTCGaaaccatacgatcgcatgaggcaaaatttcAGGAAAGGCCTATAAAAGTCGAGCTCGTTCACTgaattgcacacacacacatatcatccatcttactctgtatttatttatttaattattattattattattattattattattattattattattattattattattattattattattattattattattattattattattattattattaagattaatattattattattattagtattagtattagtagtattattatacataaaatactacgacgaagtcatgagcgtgtcactttcaaaatgggttttcaagcgggatagagctaaggaaattatgggttatagctatggaggttatgggtaatgtacgtgggtattattggctagtcaaacctagtgtttatcatctctgttgcgtctacgtacttccctgcaatattgaatcacgatattgatacgtgagcattcatattttatattttatatattaattgtgtatccatgtcttgtgatgccccgtacaaaaccatcgtgtacgaatcatcaacaacaggatcattacaaggtcaaacactatatgctatttcaaaacaagtttgcattcatgataaaaggtgacgtcataactaacgtcgaatgttttacatcaaaagtatgcttcaatgaatagaagcaaggataatagtatgtgacccataggtcgttacaaatcatagtttcaaaagtaataatgtttatgaatgcaagataaacgttcatgcagtgacatctctaaagcagcgggtgtctacagcaagactagtacacagcggaagcagctaaccttaagcacctgagaaaaacatgcttaaaaacgtcaacacaaaggttggtgagctatagtttaagtataacagtaatgtaaggtaggccacgagatttcagtgctacaaagagcgtttcaaaacagtatgataaagtatatgtttaaccgtgggcacttggtaactaacttaacgtttataccccctgaaattaCACttagcaagtgcgtatgtatacgaagtattaaacactcgttaaatgctagcgcgactagcccgagtggggatgtcaaaccctatggatccatatctaagattcgcgttcaccggttcaaaaaccgatgactaaacgttacagagctaaagggaatgtttatgccgttgtataacccacacatatataaagtttaagtactcgtgcctagtatgtaaaacgtaaaatgtgcatgtattctcagttcccaaaatagttaaagtaaaaagggatgctataactcacagtggtaaagtagtggtaaagtcgagtcgggaagtaagcaagtacgtaggtccggaaagtcctcaacctaagtcaaatagtactaagtcagtaaatcatcccaataggtttaaaagtatgtaaattaggtcttaagggtcatcatcattcatcatcaaacaaaaggtgtaaagtaagtttcattctagaaaagagtttaaaacaaaggctgacttcggtcagtcaccacggcctctatacctactgaaataaggtgagaccagtggccatggctccgtatatgagttctttagttgtggtaaaaattccagaagcaaattcgtcttcgtttgaccgtggcgacggtctaagtgcgagtaggtcagaattttcagcacagcgttaaaaggacatagtgacgatcggagggccataaatcctaaaccgtaactcggattaagacgagtcctaaatgaaaagttatctactagaacagTGCTAACTGAAAATCATATTTAGAGTAGCCCAGgttgtactgatcagacccagaaacagtaaaacagtaggttccggtgggtttcttggtactcgatgcttatcacggttctcatccttgatgcatatagcttcaagtgtacaactcgttgatgtgtttgcatcatcttaaccaaggtttcaccatcataacacttgtgtaagtctaatacatgtagcacaactcaattaagtgttgtatgtagtttgatgaaccaaagttacatcaaagtcttagatttaacacatacatgaactataaaagtaatattgaactacaaacttgaaagtaaactaactaatcaagatcttaagatgtagaacatagttcttagtttgatcttgaagatccaagactcaaaagtctagatctaaagttattaagttaaatcctaagtaataatacttgaatctttactttaatgaaaccacaagttacaaaacttagattatcatcttgtaaagtgtatgtaagctcataagctcttgattatgacaaagttagaagaccataagctatagaacttagatccatcacaagtatatgaagttataactaaaaagttacacttctatgttcttgaactttcaagttaacttttgttcaagaaaaatgagatcaaagttaactagtaacacttgaccaacaagaacatgaatcatgaaattaaagtgcaagtaaatgaagtaataaactaaataaacaagtaactaattcatggttgttcataccttaaagattcaagccaaagtcttgatctttaggaagtaaacttttaagtttacaacatgagcttcaagtatgattttaacaacacatgaacttacaacctTTAAGACATTAAacgtagaacataaactagaaagtttagttcttgtgttttcttgtaaatacaagataaaaagaagaacaaactaaagagtttgattcttaaatactagtaagtaataactaaaataacaagtaagtaagctacaacaaagaacaagtaacaaattaacaacaaaagaatgatgatgagaggTGTATGCTACGGTTTTTAGAGGAAAGAAAAGAAGGAGAAGttgttcttgttacttacaatattagagagaaagtgagaggaaaagatGAGAGAacttgcaagtaatgtgtgtgtgtgtgtgtgtaaaatgaaagagtAATACTAGTAATAGGTAATTAAAATTTGAAAGCAAAAACACCCTCCAAGGCCACTAAGGCCGTGAGTTTTGGGAGCCACAAAAGGAAGGAGAGTGACCACTAGTTACTTCATGTATTGGCTCAAAAGTTGGTCATAAGGTTGCATGCATGGGGACTAGGTGCAAGTATCATGTAACAAGATTCTCCTCTAACTTAATCAATCTAGTTAAACTTTGAAAGTAATACTTGCATCATAAAATGGGCTTATTAATCCATTAAAGAAGTagagtgggctcttaagtccacttacactaatcaaagcccaagtttcattaattaacaattaaatccaacaaagcctaagtaattaactagtaatcatagttaattaaaaatgattaataaaacttaatcatgaatgtaaataatattcaaaaatattattcgtgtaaagttcgtgtgtcacaaagacgtttcgggcatttaaagtcaagtatggtaacatgtaaatgtatataaacaatacattcattaaatcacaagtattaataataattattaataattaaacgttggaaaatccagggtcgttacatctctagtgctcgagtatatatatttatgcatgcttgtatgctaaatttcgtcgttaaacagtttataatgaatcacaaattaaatacatatattactagtaaaaggtatatgatatacatgtttttggaaagctggcgaaaaatcaataacttttcatttagaaatcgcgtaatttcgatgaacgaatcaaaagatatgatcaactgaattatgattgacgttaattagaattgcttttgaatttgcaattaatatttaaacaacttgtttgtaagattgataaattagatttttgaatattaccaaccgagtaaatgaatccttatataaggtacgtcttgttttgttgaactattgtcaaaattgactttttgaaatgactttgaataacttttgtatgtcgatctcgagcattaggattgtgatacactatgacctgaccaagcttgatagacatttattgaccaacatatgttctctaggttgagatctacggttatttggtaattcgagtttcggtcacattttggtgaacgaatttatatgctgctaaggtgagtttcatttgctccctttttaattgcttttgcaatctatattttttgggctgagaatacatgcactttattttaaacgaaatggatacaagtacatactaaattctacaccgagtttgaaccaaaaatcccttagctttggtaactagtaactgccggttataagaactggtgggcgcgagtagttatatatggatccatagggcttgacatccccgtctgttccaggtatagaaaccctagcctgaactataaaacagacgtatgctatttaagtgtagtacatgttggtttgcgtgtattgtacatgttggttgcatgtatgttaaaacaggggtacttattataacgttaaagcttagttaccagggtgctcaatcttgtagaatattttgataaacgtttctggatgaaacaactgaaatcttgtgatccacctttatgtacagattatgcaaaacattaaaactatgaactcaccaacctttgtgttgacacttgttagcatgtttattctcaggttctctagaagtcttctgctgtttgcttatatgttagacaagctatgtgcatggagtcttacatggcatatttttcaaggaaatgttgcattcaccaaatcatcaccatgtatcttattttgactgcattgtcaacggaagtactattgtaaactattatttacggtgattgtctatatgtagaaatcatcagatatcgaaaaccttttatttaaatattcatttatggtgagccttttcaaaagaatgtaatgtttacaaaacgtatcatatagatgtcaaatacctcgcaatgaaatcgatgaatgacgtgttcgtccatatggatttggagcgatcgtcacacagggTATGCAAACAGATAATCCGGATATTTctagaatcgtgaaacactttcctaattgAATATTTCGACCCTCCTTGTCTCGGGTTACACGAAATTTCAATTGGGATAAGACTAGAAATGCAAATCGTTTCCAGACAAGAAGAACGCGATTTATGTGTATAGATTTGTGTGTTCGTTCTGTGTGAAAATTGAATAATAATCTAAAAGCAGTTTCCTAAAACTGATTATATAAAACAGTTTTGGCGGTTACCAAATGAATGGTTATGACGGTTGAAAAAGGAGCGGGAAAAAACATTTTATTTAAACGTTTTATTAAAACGTATCACTCAAAACGTTTTTGTTTCGGGGCGCTGCCCCGAGCCCCGCGAGGGGCACTGCCCCCTCGACCCCCGCCCGCTCACCTGGGAGCGGggtcccagccaggggctctgccccttggaccccgcaagggggcacAGCCCCCTTAACCCCTGCCATTACCGTGCGTCAGTGTCTAGTTCACTCTTATGGGCGTGCACTCCGCACTCACCGAACCCATGTTAAGTATCACTAGTCAACTCCTGCTTTCTAGTAAATCATAATCAGCTAAAATGatagttggatgacactaaaatcaccaacaaatccccccattttagtgtaatccttgatttactaaatgATATCAATAAACGGACAaaccaatgcataaatgaaaatgtttcagaaattaaattttcatcttagtatattacatcatccagaattcgagaatcggggtgtttcAGAAATTAAACCCTTCAACCCATATGAAAACGAGAGAGTAATacacacatcagtttcttacactAATCTAATACACACTTGACACTTTTATAAGCCATGTATCCctatccttcagtgaacatatcggcagctaagtccaaagctcccTTGAAGCGGTAAAACTTCATGCTCACATAAGTAGTTCTACATCTTGCACCTGCATATGctatttttcaaaagaactattaagaagataaACTTCAACCTACCTAAACTTGCAGTCTAAACACATACCTTGGGATTAGTATaattatgtgtttcaatcttcagaaagtaagctttccacattgaaattcagcttctagcgttttactagaagggaattgggtgtcTTACTTTGGAAGATTTCGgtggacttcaatcccactccAATAGCCGACTTGTGCACTAAGTCTCGGGCTAATGCTTTGGTTAGATGATCCGCTAAGTTTTCTTGAGATCTCACAAAATCCACGGATATCACACCATTCATGATCAACTCACGAATCATACCATGTCTAAGACCTAAGTGTCGCgactttccattgtacatatgACTATATGCCTTAGACACAGTAGATGAACTGTCACAATGGACTGAGATAGGAGATATCGGCTTTGGCCACAAAGGAATCTCATAAATCAGATTTCTCAACCACTCAGCCTCTTTACCAGCTGCTGCCAAAGCAACAAATTCTGACTCCATAGTCGAATTTGTAATGCACGTTTGCTTCTCGAAGCCCACGATATAGCACCTCCTCCAAGTAGGAATATCCAACCTGTCGTAGATGAATGATCTTCGACGTTGGTAATCCAACTTGAATCCGAATATCCTTCTATAACCGAAGGAAATCCTGAATAAGTAATACCATAATCCATGGTACCTCGCAAATACTTGAATACTCTAATGATAGCATGCCAATGAAGAGTAGTGGGATTACTAGTAAATCTACTCAAATTTCCCACGGCATAAGCAATATCAGGTCGTGTGCTAGTCATAGCATACATTAAACATCCAATAGCTCGAGAGTATTCAAGTGGTGACACAGCCTTGCCCTCATTGGGCACTAACTTCACACTCGGATCAACAGGAGTATTAACAGGTGAACAGTTATCAACTTCAAACCTTTTAAGtatcttctcaatataatgaggtTGCGTAATCGAGATACACCTCTCACCACGCTTGATCCTTATTCCAAGAATCACATCAGCTACTCCCATATCTTTCATGGCAAACTGTGATGACAAAAACTTCTTTGTTCGATCAACTTGATCTTGGTCAGTACCAAagatcaacatgtcatcaacatacaagcaaATGATCACACCTTTTCCAGATTGATCAAATTTGCTATACACACATTTGTCAGATTGGTTTAGTTGAAAACCATTGGACAATaccacatcatcaaacttttgatgccactACTTCGGGGCTTGTTTCAGCCCATACAACGATTTAATCAACTTGCACACTTTATTCTCTTGCCCGGGAATAACAAATCCTTTCGGTTGTTTCATATACACTTCCTCCTCCAAATCACCATTTAAGAATgctgttttgacatccatttgatggaTCACTAGGTCATGAATCGCAGCAAGTGATATCAATAACCTAATAATAGTGATACGAGCAACCGGAGCATAGGTATCA
This genomic interval carries:
- the LOC139899394 gene encoding universal stress protein PHOS34-like, which produces MLTATKPVMIVGIDDSEQSFFALEWTLDRFIVPSAANPPFNLILVNSKPTPASSIGLHIPGVVDILSQVDVDLKNIAARVVEKAKELCASKSVNDATLEVVEGDARNVLCDAVERHHATILVVGSHGYGSIKRAVLGSVSDYVTHHAHCTVMVVKKPKGTNEGANN